In Prochlorococcus marinus str. MIT 1214, one DNA window encodes the following:
- the bioA gene encoding adenosylmethionine--8-amino-7-oxononanoate transaminase translates to MKEEGKLNLMNEKENSNQTIQNPHIWPPFTQLTSSKPQLLVEKAKGALLLPKDRPPIIDGISSWWVTLHGHANEYIAKAIATQAEQLEQIIFADFTHPQAEQLANRLSKLTGLEKLFFSDNGSTAVEVALKMARQWWKNKGDNRSQIIAFEGAYHGDTFGAMAVGERNIFSEPFDQMLFPVSRVPWPETWWGDEEFERREKEVLETLDQLLKKPTIAVILEPLVQGAGGMRMVRSEFLVEVEKRIRQANSLLITDEVLTGFGRCGELFAFQRAGLKPDLISLSKGLTGGFLPMGVTMSSKRISEGFLGEDPKQTFWHGHSFTANPLGCAAANASLDLLENSPQKYLNFESRHLPHLQKIVQDSRIEYPRITGTIAAFNIKVKGKKGYLNTVGKIMKASALRVGVFIRPLGDVVYLMPPLCITDEELEKCYFGIQEGLNSLS, encoded by the coding sequence ATGAAAGAAGAGGGAAAACTAAATTTGATGAATGAAAAAGAAAATTCAAATCAAACTATTCAGAATCCTCATATATGGCCACCATTCACACAACTTACCTCCTCTAAGCCCCAATTATTGGTTGAAAAGGCCAAAGGTGCCCTTCTACTTCCTAAAGACAGACCTCCAATAATCGATGGCATAAGTAGCTGGTGGGTTACTCTTCATGGTCATGCAAATGAATATATTGCTAAGGCTATCGCAACTCAAGCAGAGCAATTAGAACAAATTATCTTTGCAGATTTCACTCATCCTCAAGCTGAGCAATTAGCTAATCGACTAAGTAAATTAACAGGTCTAGAAAAGTTATTTTTTTCAGATAATGGCTCTACAGCTGTAGAAGTAGCTTTAAAAATGGCTCGTCAATGGTGGAAAAATAAAGGTGATAATAGATCTCAAATTATTGCATTCGAAGGTGCTTACCATGGAGATACATTTGGAGCAATGGCAGTAGGCGAACGAAATATATTTAGCGAGCCGTTCGATCAAATGCTATTTCCTGTTAGCAGAGTCCCTTGGCCTGAGACATGGTGGGGCGATGAAGAATTTGAAAGACGAGAAAAGGAGGTTTTAGAAACTCTTGATCAGCTCCTAAAGAAGCCAACTATTGCGGTAATTCTTGAGCCATTAGTGCAAGGGGCTGGAGGGATGCGAATGGTTCGTTCAGAATTTTTAGTAGAAGTCGAAAAAAGAATTCGCCAGGCTAATTCTTTACTGATCACAGATGAAGTCTTAACTGGATTTGGAAGGTGTGGAGAACTATTCGCTTTTCAAAGAGCAGGATTAAAGCCAGACCTTATATCACTCTCAAAAGGTTTAACCGGTGGATTCCTTCCAATGGGAGTTACTATGTCCAGCAAAAGGATTTCTGAAGGTTTCCTTGGAGAAGATCCAAAGCAAACTTTTTGGCACGGTCATAGTTTCACAGCTAACCCCTTAGGCTGCGCAGCTGCCAATGCCAGCTTAGACCTTTTAGAAAACTCCCCTCAAAAATATTTGAATTTTGAATCACGTCATCTACCTCATCTACAAAAAATAGTTCAAGATTCAAGAATTGAATATCCAAGAATTACAGGAACTATTGCTGCTTTTAATATTAAAGTAAAAGGTAAAAAGGGGTATTTAAATACCGTTGGGAAAATCATGAAAGCAAGTGCATTGAGGGTTGGTGTTTTCATTAGACCATTAGGAGATGTAGTTTATCTAATGCCACCTTTGTGTATCACAGATGAAGAATTAGAAAAATGCTATTTTGGAATCCAAGAGGGCTTAAATTCTCTATCCTAG
- a CDS encoding J domain-containing protein, with the protein MVPSSNCYELLGVSTSANNAELRKAFRKLSKQLHPDTTSMPSDEATRKFQNVCEAYDLLSDPVLRANYDLFIEKENNLITQKKEPYLKDIQPVQFSKSIGVRRPLSGGELFSLLLLSISIFLSLALGVFIAFLRGGNLNFTPSWLM; encoded by the coding sequence TTGGTTCCTTCCTCTAATTGTTACGAACTGCTTGGTGTCTCTACCTCTGCCAACAACGCAGAGCTTAGAAAAGCTTTCCGTAAATTAAGTAAGCAACTTCATCCGGACACGACATCTATGCCAAGTGATGAAGCAACAAGGAAATTCCAAAATGTTTGTGAGGCTTATGATTTATTAAGTGATCCTGTCCTAAGGGCGAATTATGACTTATTTATAGAAAAAGAGAATAATCTTATAACTCAGAAAAAAGAACCTTATTTAAAGGATATACAACCTGTACAATTTTCTAAATCTATAGGAGTAAGGCGACCATTATCAGGAGGAGAACTGTTTTCACTTCTTCTTTTAAGTATCTCGATTTTCTTGAGCCTGGCTTTAGGAGTGTTTATTGCTTTTTTAAGAGGCGGAAACTTGAATTTTACTCCAAGTTGGTTGATGTAA
- the rsmG gene encoding 16S rRNA (guanine(527)-N(7))-methyltransferase RsmG, with protein MSPDKSKKQANHLMIWKELKWVPSKKQLAQFIHLQELLKEWNQKTNLTRLVDGDDFWTAQVCDSLLPLHEELQEPELSHKYIDIGSGCGFPGIAIAIAMPNSNITLLDSSSKKTTFLKEVSKEIGLNSRITVVTERAETAGRDPILRSNFDYAIARAVASANVVAEYLVPFLNSTGQALIFKGGWSITEQQILKKALTELNAEIQQTHKFVLPNNRGVRNIIRISAINKCPNQYPRSIGKPKKQPLGY; from the coding sequence ATGTCTCCTGATAAAAGTAAGAAACAAGCAAATCATCTCATGATATGGAAGGAACTAAAATGGGTGCCAAGTAAAAAACAATTAGCTCAATTTATCCATTTGCAAGAATTACTTAAAGAATGGAATCAGAAGACCAACCTTACTCGTTTAGTTGATGGAGATGATTTCTGGACTGCACAAGTATGTGACAGCTTGTTGCCACTGCATGAAGAACTTCAAGAGCCTGAACTTTCTCATAAATATATAGATATTGGTTCTGGCTGTGGATTTCCTGGTATAGCCATAGCTATAGCAATGCCAAATTCAAATATTACTCTTTTAGATTCTTCAAGTAAAAAAACGACTTTTTTGAAAGAAGTTTCTAAAGAAATTGGATTAAATTCTCGTATAACAGTCGTAACTGAACGAGCTGAGACAGCAGGAAGGGATCCAATCCTTCGAAGTAATTTTGACTATGCCATTGCGAGAGCAGTCGCTTCTGCAAATGTAGTAGCAGAATATCTCGTACCTTTTTTAAATTCGACAGGTCAAGCTCTCATATTTAAAGGAGGCTGGAGTATCACAGAGCAACAAATACTAAAAAAGGCTTTAACTGAACTAAATGCAGAGATCCAACAAACACATAAATTCGTACTCCCTAATAATCGCGGTGTTAGAAATATTATTAGGATTAGTGCTATTAATAAATGTCCGAATCAATATCCAAGATCAATTGGTAAACCAAAAAAACAGCCTTTAGGTTACTAA
- a CDS encoding aldo/keto reductase → MPVLSLGGMRFQQSWKDLDPKEIDNQQQDILRNTIKHASQKGMHHIETARHYGTSERQIGWAFDQIDDPKRILQTKIPPNNDPSIFQQELELSISRLGSKKIDLLAIHGINIPEHLDMTIRPNGCLQIVRQWQKDGLVGHVGFSTHANVDLIIKTIETGLFDYVNLHWYFIRQENERALQAANANDMGVFIISPTDKGGHLHTPSLKLLELCNPLHPIEFNDLFCLRDKRIHTLSVGASKPEDLDIHLGAISKMDRMHGLINTIDKRLVNASCKSLGESWLTTWKIGLPSWDQTPGEINIPILLWLNNLLEAWDMESFAKDRYGLLGRGGHWFPGSNADCLDCEVSEDDLKKVLIYSPWSSEIPFILRKLKDRLGGERRDRLWGI, encoded by the coding sequence ATGCCAGTCTTATCTCTTGGCGGGATGCGCTTTCAACAAAGCTGGAAGGATTTAGATCCTAAAGAGATTGATAATCAACAACAAGACATCTTGCGAAACACTATTAAGCATGCGTCTCAAAAAGGTATGCATCATATAGAAACTGCCCGTCATTATGGAACATCAGAGCGTCAGATAGGCTGGGCCTTTGATCAAATCGATGACCCAAAAAGAATATTGCAAACAAAAATCCCACCAAATAATGACCCTTCGATATTTCAACAGGAACTTGAGTTAAGTATAAGTAGATTAGGTTCCAAAAAAATTGATTTATTAGCTATCCATGGTATCAATATTCCTGAGCACTTAGACATGACTATTCGTCCTAATGGATGTCTACAGATTGTTCGTCAATGGCAAAAAGATGGTCTTGTTGGTCATGTAGGCTTCTCAACTCATGCAAATGTTGACCTGATCATTAAAACAATTGAAACAGGACTTTTTGATTATGTTAATTTGCATTGGTATTTTATACGTCAGGAGAACGAAAGAGCTTTACAAGCAGCGAATGCTAATGATATGGGGGTTTTCATTATAAGCCCTACTGATAAGGGAGGTCATTTACATACACCGTCATTAAAACTTTTAGAGTTATGTAATCCTTTGCATCCAATAGAATTTAATGATCTATTTTGTTTGAGGGATAAAAGAATTCATACATTAAGTGTTGGTGCTTCAAAGCCTGAAGATCTAGATATTCATTTAGGAGCAATCTCGAAAATGGATAGAATGCATGGTTTAATTAACACTATTGATAAAAGATTAGTTAATGCCTCATGCAAGTCGCTTGGAGAGTCATGGTTGACTACTTGGAAGATAGGTTTACCTAGTTGGGACCAAACTCCAGGAGAGATTAATATACCTATTTTGCTATGGCTAAATAATTTATTAGAGGCTTGGGATATGGAAAGCTTTGCTAAAGATCGTTATGGTTTGTTAGGCAGAGGAGGACATTGGTTCCCAGGCTCAAACGCAGATTGTTTGGATTGTGAAGTGAGTGAGGATGACTTGAAAAAAGTTTTGATTTATAGCCCGTGGAGCTCTGAAATACCCTTTATTCTTAGAAAATTGAAAGATAGGTTGGGGGGAGAAAGAAGAGATAGATTATGGGGAATTTAG
- a CDS encoding ferredoxin — translation MTFDPRAAFETRSIEYQPLNDIYDPNVAYEAANNEDFELSGRDPVLGGKLREKAVWVDERKCIGCTYCSSVATNTFAMEPEQGRARAFRQDGDSDELIQEAIDTCPVDCIDWVSFEDLIKLEEVLKNHHFRNLGLPPVT, via the coding sequence TTGACTTTTGATCCTAGAGCTGCTTTTGAAACTAGGTCTATTGAATATCAGCCCTTAAATGATATTTATGATCCAAATGTTGCATACGAAGCAGCTAATAATGAAGATTTTGAGCTTAGTGGTAGAGATCCAGTGCTTGGAGGGAAATTAAGGGAAAAAGCCGTTTGGGTTGATGAGAGAAAATGCATTGGCTGTACATACTGCAGTTCAGTTGCTACTAACACTTTTGCAATGGAGCCTGAACAAGGCAGAGCAAGAGCGTTTCGACAAGATGGAGATAGTGATGAATTAATACAAGAAGCCATAGATACCTGCCCTGTTGATTGCATTGATTGGGTTTCTTTTGAAGACTTAATTAAATTGGAAGAAGTTTTAAAAAATCATCATTTTAGGAATTTAGGTTTACCACCCGTTACTTGA
- a CDS encoding DUF1257 domain-containing protein: MSHFSTVKTQLRKREFLKQALIDLGYIPNEGENLVRGYRGQTVKAQMTVEMNKGGDIGFRWNESSKSYELVTDLDLWKQSIPIERFLAQVTQRYALNTVLDSTAQEGFQVSEQKQNLDGSIELVVTRWDT; this comes from the coding sequence ATGTCACATTTCAGCACAGTTAAAACTCAACTTCGCAAGAGAGAGTTCCTTAAACAGGCCCTCATAGATTTAGGGTATATCCCTAACGAAGGTGAAAATCTAGTCAGAGGTTATAGAGGTCAAACTGTCAAAGCTCAAATGACTGTTGAGATGAATAAGGGAGGAGACATTGGATTTCGTTGGAATGAAAGCTCAAAATCATACGAACTTGTAACCGACCTTGATCTTTGGAAACAATCAATACCAATTGAGAGATTTTTAGCTCAGGTTACTCAACGGTATGCTTTAAACACTGTTCTTGATTCAACTGCGCAAGAAGGATTCCAAGTGTCTGAGCAAAAGCAAAATTTAGATGGATCAATAGAACTAGTAGTTACACGTTGGGATACCTAA
- a CDS encoding DUF2997 domain-containing protein yields MPQRTLRFKIRQDGRVEETVEGIVGEACIDLTEKLEDALGTVERREQTSDTFLRENVQKQTIPAEIH; encoded by the coding sequence ATGCCACAACGCACATTGCGCTTTAAAATCCGACAAGATGGAAGGGTTGAAGAAACCGTTGAAGGTATTGTTGGTGAGGCATGTATTGATTTGACTGAGAAGCTTGAGGATGCCCTAGGCACTGTTGAAAGGAGAGAACAAACCTCTGATACCTTTCTTCGCGAAAACGTTCAAAAACAGACTATTCCTGCAGAAATCCACTGA
- a CDS encoding HEAT repeat domain-containing protein has product MNDENQKLSEKGLANLAIDPDLLARELAAQLAGDPLDEIELDKIDGDQGNSSKECDLALKWLQSGNNERLQGLRVFCEHRDSRALPFLLPLLEEPSPVIRMSAVYALGRNPCPKAIDLLLHLLRFDSNAYVRKATAWSLGNYPDAPVLEPLINALKQDVAAVRLWASSSLAEVGLNSAESSPPAANQLLESLQVDGEPIVRSNCIWSLDRLYDLLSAEIQIQIVETFISVLLNDREPSVRYEARTALEQLDDPEVQKQLKSLIDDGQLV; this is encoded by the coding sequence ATGAATGATGAAAATCAAAAATTAAGTGAAAAAGGGTTGGCTAATTTAGCCATAGACCCTGATCTTTTAGCTAGAGAATTAGCTGCTCAATTGGCAGGAGATCCTTTAGATGAAATTGAATTAGATAAAATTGATGGAGATCAAGGAAATTCATCAAAAGAATGTGATCTTGCGTTGAAATGGCTTCAGTCTGGAAATAATGAGAGACTTCAGGGCTTAAGAGTCTTTTGTGAACATAGAGACTCTAGAGCTCTTCCATTCTTATTGCCTTTACTTGAGGAGCCTTCTCCTGTTATCAGGATGAGTGCTGTTTATGCTTTGGGTAGAAATCCTTGTCCAAAAGCTATAGATCTTCTATTGCATTTATTGAGGTTTGATAGTAACGCTTATGTGCGAAAAGCTACTGCATGGAGTCTCGGAAATTACCCTGACGCCCCAGTGCTAGAACCTCTGATTAATGCATTAAAACAAGATGTCGCTGCCGTGAGATTGTGGGCATCCAGTTCTCTAGCAGAAGTTGGACTAAATTCAGCAGAAAGCTCTCCCCCAGCCGCGAATCAATTACTTGAAAGTTTGCAAGTAGATGGTGAACCAATAGTTCGTAGTAACTGTATTTGGTCCCTAGACCGCCTTTATGATCTTTTGAGTGCGGAAATCCAGATCCAAATAGTTGAGACCTTTATTTCTGTTTTATTAAACGATAGAGAGCCCTCTGTAAGGTATGAAGCAAGGACAGCATTAGAGCAATTGGATGATCCAGAGGTACAAAAACAATTAAAATCATTAATTGATGATGGTCAATTAGTTTAA
- a CDS encoding sodium:solute symporter family protein yields MTFIDWVILFVYLIFSLVLGMYISLKNQNEADYFVAGRRLNGLLAGMSMAATTFSIDTPLYVAGIIGTRGLAGNWEWWSFGLAHVAMTVIFAPLWRRSGVLTDAAFTELRYGGRAAAYLRGIKAFLLSVPINCIGIGYAFLAMRKVAESFGVVDGHSVFGIITDTILLMILVALFLLIYTVLGGLWAVVVNDFVQLILALIGAFAVCFVALDASGGMTDLLTKLEELDRPELLSIFPWTLTNDGLSWLDSSGITITTFFAFISLQWWSFRRSDGGGEFIQRLLATKDEKQATLAGIVFLIVNYLIRSWLWVLVGLAGLVLLPQQTDWELSYPNLAVTYLPPVGLGLVVVSLVAAFMSTVSTSINWGASYLAHDLYKRFVRPSAGPREMIFIGQVASILLLLIGVITALFSNSIGSMFRLVIAIGTGPGAVLVLRWFWWRVNALAELSAMLSGFFLGLITSVSPYFIIEDFGKRLLFTTSFTAVIWLLTLFFTEPESEETLNKFVMQVNPPGPGWQKIRKSLNINPVDNFSVLGSRFVLGSGILYSGLVSIGAFLLHQERSAWISLSIAVSCVFLMKKTKLITPKVDPR; encoded by the coding sequence ATGACATTTATTGATTGGGTTATTTTATTTGTTTATCTGATCTTTTCCTTGGTATTAGGAATGTATATATCTCTAAAAAATCAAAATGAAGCAGACTATTTTGTTGCTGGTCGTCGTCTGAATGGTTTGCTTGCAGGGATGTCTATGGCTGCGACAACTTTCTCAATTGATACACCTCTTTATGTGGCGGGTATTATTGGGACTAGAGGCTTAGCTGGGAATTGGGAATGGTGGAGTTTTGGACTTGCACATGTCGCTATGACAGTTATATTCGCTCCACTCTGGAGGCGTAGTGGAGTATTGACTGACGCAGCCTTTACTGAACTACGTTATGGGGGGCGAGCTGCAGCCTATCTAAGAGGCATAAAAGCTTTTTTACTTTCTGTTCCAATCAATTGCATAGGAATTGGTTATGCTTTCTTAGCAATGCGGAAAGTGGCTGAATCATTCGGCGTGGTAGATGGACATAGTGTATTTGGGATCATTACTGACACGATACTTTTAATGATTTTAGTTGCTTTGTTTTTGCTTATTTACACAGTACTAGGTGGGCTTTGGGCAGTAGTGGTTAATGATTTTGTACAACTTATATTAGCTCTTATAGGCGCGTTTGCTGTTTGCTTTGTAGCACTTGATGCTTCAGGTGGTATGACGGATTTATTAACAAAGTTAGAGGAATTAGATCGACCTGAGCTCCTTTCTATATTTCCATGGACGTTAACTAATGATGGTTTGAGTTGGTTGGATAGTTCAGGAATAACGATTACTACTTTTTTCGCTTTTATTTCTTTACAGTGGTGGAGTTTTAGACGTAGTGATGGTGGTGGAGAATTTATCCAACGTTTGTTGGCTACTAAGGATGAAAAACAAGCAACTTTGGCAGGAATAGTTTTTTTAATTGTTAATTATCTTATTCGTAGTTGGCTTTGGGTTTTAGTTGGTTTGGCTGGTTTAGTCCTCTTGCCTCAACAAACTGACTGGGAATTAAGTTATCCAAACCTCGCTGTTACATATTTGCCACCTGTTGGACTTGGCTTGGTCGTGGTTTCATTGGTTGCTGCATTTATGAGTACTGTAAGTACTTCGATTAATTGGGGGGCAAGTTATCTTGCTCATGATCTGTATAAAAGATTTGTTAGACCATCGGCTGGACCTAGAGAAATGATTTTTATTGGTCAGGTCGCGAGCATTTTGTTGCTTCTAATTGGAGTAATCACTGCTTTATTTAGTAACAGTATTGGCTCAATGTTTAGACTTGTGATTGCAATAGGTACAGGTCCAGGCGCTGTTCTTGTGCTTAGGTGGTTTTGGTGGAGAGTTAATGCTCTAGCGGAACTTTCCGCAATGCTGAGTGGTTTTTTTCTAGGCTTAATCACCTCAGTTTCTCCCTATTTTATAATTGAAGATTTTGGAAAAAGACTTTTATTTACTACTTCATTTACAGCTGTGATTTGGTTGCTTACTTTATTCTTCACTGAGCCAGAGTCTGAGGAGACACTCAATAAATTTGTGATGCAGGTCAACCCACCTGGACCTGGTTGGCAAAAAATAAGGAAAAGTCTGAATATTAATCCAGTTGATAATTTTTCAGTGCTTGGATCTCGCTTCGTTTTAGGCTCAGGCATTCTTTATAGTGGATTAGTTAGTATCGGGGCTTTCTTATTACATCAAGAAAGGAGTGCTTGGATTTCGCTTTCCATTGCTGTAAGTTGTGTTTTTTTAATGAAGAAAACAAAACTAATAACTCCAAAAGTTGACCCGCGATAG
- the rlmN gene encoding 23S rRNA (adenine(2503)-C(2))-methyltransferase RlmN, whose translation MTKLPRLSSNRSLLGLSSEDLEDFARQEGEKTFRGKQLHEWIYQRGARSLDSITVLPKKWRDSLESKGIKIGRLDEINRVVAEDETLKLLMGTFDGEIIETVGIPTDKRLTVCVSSQIGCPMGCKFCATGKGGLNRSLNVNEIVDQVISVGETMNRSPTHVVFMGMGEPLLNIRNVLDSIECLTNDIGIGQRKITVSTVGIPNTLPDLAKLAQARLGRAKFTLAVSLHAPNQKLRELIIPSASSYPINSLLKDCKKYIELTGRRVSFEYVLLGGVNDKDIHAEQLADLMRGFQSHVNLIAYNPIAEENFKRPSQSRVNGFRELLENKGVAVSVRASRGRDKDAACGQLRRRAMDKININ comes from the coding sequence GTGACAAAACTTCCTAGACTATCAAGTAATCGATCCTTACTTGGCTTAAGTTCGGAAGACCTTGAAGATTTTGCTCGTCAGGAAGGTGAAAAAACTTTTCGTGGAAAGCAGCTTCATGAATGGATTTATCAAAGAGGGGCAAGAAGCTTGGATTCAATAACTGTGCTTCCAAAAAAATGGCGAGATTCATTAGAGAGTAAAGGAATAAAGATTGGAAGACTGGATGAAATAAACAGAGTGGTAGCGGAAGATGAGACTTTGAAATTATTGATGGGAACTTTTGATGGAGAGATTATAGAAACAGTCGGAATTCCAACAGATAAAAGACTTACTGTTTGTGTCTCAAGTCAAATTGGCTGTCCTATGGGTTGCAAATTTTGTGCAACTGGGAAGGGGGGACTCAATAGATCTTTAAATGTTAATGAGATAGTTGATCAAGTTATTAGTGTTGGAGAGACAATGAATAGGAGTCCCACTCATGTCGTATTTATGGGTATGGGCGAGCCACTTCTAAATATTCGCAATGTTTTGGACTCGATTGAGTGTCTCACGAATGATATTGGTATTGGTCAAAGGAAGATAACTGTTAGCACTGTTGGAATACCCAATACTCTCCCAGATTTGGCGAAATTAGCTCAAGCTCGTTTAGGAAGAGCTAAATTCACTCTTGCAGTAAGTCTTCATGCACCTAATCAGAAGTTGCGTGAATTAATAATTCCCTCGGCGAGTTCTTATCCAATTAATTCATTACTCAAAGACTGTAAAAAATATATAGAATTGACTGGCCGACGAGTAAGTTTTGAGTATGTCCTTCTTGGAGGGGTGAATGATAAAGATATTCATGCAGAGCAGTTGGCTGATCTGATGAGAGGTTTTCAGAGCCATGTTAATTTGATAGCCTATAACCCAATTGCTGAAGAGAACTTTAAACGACCAAGTCAATCCAGAGTTAATGGCTTTAGGGAACTTTTAGAAAATAAAGGAGTTGCTGTCAGTGTTCGTGCAAGTAGAGGTAGAGATAAAGATGCGGCATGTGGACAATTAAGAAGGCGAGCAATGGATAAAATAAACATTAACTAG
- a CDS encoding high light inducible protein: protein MIDPPLVPKRKLPRYGFHTHTERVNGRWAMIGFIALVLLEFKLGHGLMNW from the coding sequence ATGATTGATCCACCCCTAGTTCCCAAGCGTAAATTGCCTCGCTATGGCTTTCATACACATACTGAACGAGTTAATGGTAGATGGGCAATGATTGGTTTTATTGCATTAGTTCTTTTGGAATTTAAATTGGGACATGGCTTAATGAATTGGTGA